The sequence AGAAACGCCGCGAAAGCAAACTGCTTTCGCGGCGTCAGGAAGATTTGGTTGAGTCGATGTGACTCAGGTGCCAGGTTCTAGCTCAAACGTTGGCTGTGGCCGGCATCGGTGCGATCTGATACGCGCGGTTGGCGAACAAGAACTCAATGATGTTGCCTTCGTGAGGCTGCAACCAATTCAAGCGGTTGGTGGGCAATGGTCCGATGTTCAGTCGGTCGATGTCCACGCACCGTGATGCGGCTTGGATGAATTTCTCGTCCGATGTGATCACCGTGCCGATCAGGCTGGTGCCGATCCGAGAGAGCATTTGGTCCTGCGGGCACTCGACGACGCTGACGAATGGGAACATGTATTCTTTCGCCGCGACACCTCGGTCAGGCGAATCAGCGTGAACGACCATCGGACGAAGGTAGGCACAGTGATCACGTTCGATCAGCTTCTCACCGTACTCGGCCGTCATGTCCGTCACACCACTCTCGGCCAAGTCCTGTTGAACCATCGCGTAAGTTCCGGTTGCCATGGCAGGAACGGTGAAGGCTGCCAACTGGGCCTCGGGGTCGCTTGGTGGGCGAACATCGACTGGTCCGATTCGCTCCGCGATCGCAGCTGCGATTTCTCGTGTATGACGACTGGCCCAGATGCCGGAGCAGTTGATGCAACTGCGACCGGAATTGCTCAGCACACTTTCCACCATCACATCCAAGAACATCTCCCAATCGTCGACGATGTCGTCGCCGAGCAAGATCTTGGAGAATCCAGGACCATGCGGTTGAACCTTTGGGTTGCCCGCGTGTTGAGCGATCGTTTGGGCGCTGCCGAAGATCATGCTGCGTGCGGTCTTGGCCATGATGGCTCCGCCCGCGTCGTGTCCACCGGGGTACAAACCAAATGCGGCCGATGGAACGCCGGCTTCGATGAAGGCGGAGACCATTCGGTATGGCGTCCAAGGTTCTTGCGAACCGGGTTTGAGAGCCAACCCGATTTGCATTGGGATCGCTGGCAACCAAAGCGTATGAACGCCAGGTGAGTTGTTCGGCAGGATGGCACCCAAGATCGGTGTCTGTGCTTGATAGCTCACGGTGACGCCGCGGCCTTCTTCTCCGTAGCCCTTCGACAGAATCGAAAGGTCCAATCCACGGGTCAAACAGTCCAAGATCTGTTCCATGTTGCTGAGCACGAAACTGTTCTTGGCCATGTTGGACTGGCACATGTGCTCGGGCAATCCCGTGCTAGCCGATTGTTGATGAATGAAATCGTCAACGGTTTGCTGCGAGTCGCCAACCGTCAATGTCTCTTTCTCGAACAGTTCGGCGGCCTTTCGGCACATCTGCAGCAGTTCGTTGGTGGGAACTTCGAGGAGCGCTTCGCGAGCTTTATGGGCCACTCGCAAATCGCGGCCAACGATTCCGCCGCCGACTGTTCCGATGCGTGCGATCGGTTCACCCGTATCAAAGTGAACGACGTCGTTGAACTCGAGGGACTCGTATTGTTTGCCCCAGCGAAGAGGATTCAGTGTGATCATGGATGTCGAATTGAAGTCGGAGGTGGAACGAGGGTGATGTCGATGTGCCGAACGGCAGCGTCAATCAATAGACGCCGACGGTGGTGGCACTCGCCAATTCGTGGAACGGACGTACGCCGCTGACCCCATCCCAGGGATAGGTGTCAAAAGGCTGTTCGCGTTCGCCTTCGTCACGTTCCATGAATCCAGGCACAAAGAATTCATCCGTCAGCGTGTAAAGCTTCACGCGGCCCGTTTCTCCGTATCCAACTTTGGCGTTGTAGTCGTCGAACTGAACGACTTCGGTGACCGCGCGAGGTTGTGGTGCGTAGTAGCTGATCTTGTACCCATCCGCGGCGGTGATGGGTTTGCTGCAAGCGAGCCCCATCAACGTGTTCCCATAGGTGGGAGTCATGAACACGCCACCTTCATCGGGCGATCCGCCAAGCATTTCTTCCACGGCGAATCGAGTCCACTGAGGTGTGAACTCCGTGCCGCCGGAAAATATCCCTTTGATGCCGACTTCCGCCAGCGAGGTGCCTTTTTCTTCGAGCCCCTCGTTCAATGATTCAAGCAACTTGGGCGTGGCAAACATGCATTTCACGTCATGTCCCGCGGTCAAGATCGTGATGGCCTGATCGATGCAGTGTTTCTTGTACTCTTCGAGGTGGTCCATCCACCCCTTCTTGATCAACTTGACAACCCAACGAGGGTCCAGGTCGATGCAGAAACAGATTCCGCCACGGTGCTGTGCGAGGTGTTCCACTGCCAAACGAAGGCGGCGCGGGCCACTGGGGCCGAGCATGAGCCAGTTTGACCCTTTCGGGAAATGCTCATCCGGGAGCGTGTCGCTGAACAGCTCGTAATCCTTCCAATGATCCTCGATCACCATTCGGCTTTTGGGGATTCCGGTCGTCCCGCCCGTTTCGAAAACGTAAACGGGTTTGCCGGCATGACCTTTGGGGACCCAGCGATTGATGGGACCGCCTCGGAGCCATTCGTCCTCAAAGTGGGGGAACTTCTTCAGGTCATCGAACGATTTCACGTCAGTGAGCGGGTCGAAGTTAAGTTCCGCCTTCTTTTCGAGCCAGAACGGCGATCCCGTGTCATCGCTGAAGTGCCAATGAACGGTTTTCAGAGTGTGTTCGTTGAGCTGATCGAGTGCCTTTGCCGCGGCGGCTTGGACTTCGGGATTGATTGGGGCGGGAGCACCTTCAACAAGACTCATAGGGTCCTCAGGTGGGATTGGGAGAGAGGAGGGAAAGGGATAGGTCTGAGTTTTCTGGTATTATGCCAGAAAGGGAAGCCGACGACGATCGGCGCACGAAAAAAGGCCGCGGGTTGAGACGGTCCCGCGACCTTTTAAGTGAGTCCGAATCGAATGTGATCGATCAGGGAACGATTGGGCTGGCAGGTTGTGGTGGGAAGACGTTGTTGTCGTCGTCATCCAGCGAAGCTGCAACGATGCCTAAGCCAGCGAGCGAAGCGATTCCGCCCAGTCCGCCGCCGAAGCCACCGCCTCCGCCGCCACCAAAGCCGCCTCCGTAGCTACCGCCACCACCGGCGAATCCGCCGCCACCGACAGGGTTTCCGAATGCGTCCACTGGATTGCCGAAGGCATCCACTGCACCACCGAAGCCATCTTCCACGATCATGCCATCATCGATGATGGTTTCTTCAACAACGATCGATTCACCGATCACAACTTCGTTGCAGGCTTCGATTGCCATTGGCAATGGAGCAACTTGCATTGAAAACTGAGGGCAACAGCAGCAGCAATCGCTGGCCTGTCCGAATCCGACGAAGGTTTCGCCATTGGCGTTGACCAAAGCGGTTTCGGCGTTGGCGGTTGCTTCGTCAACCAATTCGAAACCAGCCATGCCCATTCCGGACAAACCAATTGCCAAGATCGAGTATTCGCCGGCATCAACACCAGCGAATTCAAATGATCCGTCACGGTTGCTGACAACACGGTCAACTGTTTCGCCGTCGTGGATCAGGAAAATGTTCAAGAGTCCAGCATCGGTGAGGCTGCGGCCTTCAGCACCAGCCATGTGGATACGGCCTTTCATGCCACCGTTGGATTGTGCGACGCGGAAGAGGTTCTCACCAACAACTTGGCTCGAGATTCCCTTCAAGTCAGCCTTGGCGATCGACGTCAGGCTGTCTTTGCCAGCTGGTGGCAAGTAGCGAATGATCGACGACTTGATGATCGAGTAGTCGATTCCAGCAGCAGCGATTTCAGCAGTCTTCGGGAACATTTCCGATGAAGCCATGTCGTCGCTGACAACGTGCATTGCACAGCATGCGAAGATACCGTCGGCACGAGCGGACAGTGCGTAAACGCCAGGAGCCACGCCTGTGAAAGTGAAGTCACCTTCAGCATTGCTCTTCGAACGCAACGTTTTGCCCGACGCGTCGGTCATCACGATGGTTGCGTCCGCGATCGTTTCCGATGATCCGTCCGTTGAAGGAAGGATCAGGCGGCCCGAGAGCTCGCCAGAAACTGCTGGGTTCACCCACTGGGGAACGGTCAGGTGGTCATTCAATTTGACGTTCGAGTCTTGAGCGACGGCGATGGTCATCGTCATCGCGAGCATGCCAGCGAAGGCAGCAAAGCGTTTCATGGTGTGTCTCTGGTTAGGGTGTCTCAATTGCCTAAAATTCAGTCTTCATTCTGAGCTTTGATGGATTCTCTGCCCAGACTGCACAACAGTTTTGTTGGAGTCTCCCCAAAAGTCACGGCAAAATCACCGAGAAAATTGAAATCGTGGGAGATTGGGTAAGTTGTGCGAGCAAAGTGTAGGCAGGATGAGGGGCAGGGACAAGATTTGTTGTGTGAAAGATGCATGAATTGACCAAGCTCAACCCTTACAGCGTTTCTACGCAAGCTTCGGCAGAGAAAGATGTTCTCGCCAATTGCGAGACACTTCCCCCCTCATCGTTCCTGCTTTGTGGAAAGTCTGTTCGAAACGCGATTTGTGTGATCGCATGTTCACTTTGGCGGCGTCTCGTTCGCAAATCGCGTCGACAACCGCTTTTCTGAGCCAAAAGTAGCCGGCTCAGCCTCCGATCAGGCTCGCATTGTCACGGCTGCGCAGACTTCGCAGCGATTGCGAGCCAGTTGGCGTACTTCCAAACGCTCGATTCCCCAGGTGCGGATGAAGTTGCACCAGCGTTCCAAGTGAGTCGCGTTTTCATATTCGCCAAGTTTCATTGTGATCAGCAAGCCACGGAAACTCGTTTCGCGACTGTCCACCATGTTGCGGACGGTGCTGAGCGTCGCATCTGGTTTCACGGTTGAGTCGACCAGCAACCATTTGGCTCCGCGAAAAACTCGGCGGGGAAGGTCGCCGGCTCGAGCGGGGTAGTGAATGAATCGTGGGTGATCTCCGATTCGAGGGTCCATATCGGCCGGGTCGACGCCGATGACTTGCATGCCCAGTTCCAGCAATCGGCCGCAGGCTCCCCCGGGAGCACTTCCGACTTCGACCGCCAAGTCACCCGGTCGCATGTCGAATCCACTCCAAGCGATCGATTCCGCCGCTTTGAAGTAGGCGCGGGAAATTGGTTCGTACGCGGGTTCGATGGGTTGGACTCCGCCGGGCCAGCGTGTCGGAAGGGTCGTCGCTTCGTGAGTTCCGAAGAACCACTGCGATGGATCGACCAAAACGACATCGAGGATCCGCTGGCCGTTTTCGGCGATTTGATTGGGGCGAGCACAAGCCAAGCCAGGGCCGCCGGTCGTGGAACCGTCATGCAGGGCGGACCAGATCTCATCGGCGACCGCTGCGGAGACTTCATCGATGCCAGGTTCGAAATCAAATCGTCCGATCGCGGTGCGGTCGCGCGGCCAAACGTGGATTTGATCAAACGGCACCGTTTCAGACGCGATGCATTGTTGCAGCTTTTGAATCATCTCCGCCGAGTGATTGCCCTTGGCCGATCCCAGTGATCGAGCCGCGGTCCGAATGAAAACCCCAGTCGGTGATCGCTTCGTTTGATCGTGCTTGGCGGTGACGAAGCCTGGCCGCGAAAAAGCGAGACGCCATCCTTCGCTGGCGATTTGTTCTTTGACCAAGGTTTCTGCGCCGTGGGCGCAGCACATCATTGCAAAGGAGCTTTGTGCGTTGGGGTTTTGCGTGTTTCGATCGGCGGTCAATGGGAATCCGAAGCAGAGGAGGTGGGTTGGGTGGTTTCGTCAGACGAAGTGGAATCGCCCGACGCGGCTGAGTTCGCTTGCGAGAGCGAGTTGTTTTCGAGGTGAGCGAGCACGAGCGCCAAGTCCGCTGGTGTGATCCCGCTGATCCGTTTGGCTTGTCCCAAATTCAACGGCCGAACCTTGGTGAGCTTTTCTTTCGCTTCGTTGCGAAGTGGTCCGATTCGGTCGTAATCAAACGAAACGGGAATCGTCTTCTCCGCATGTCGCGATTGCTTGTGGACTTCGGCTTGTTGGCGATCGATGTAGCCGGCGTACTTGATGTCGATCGAGCATTGTTCCGCCGCACCTCTACCGATGCTCGCGAGCTCAGGGACCTGCTCGGCGATCACGTCCCAGGTCACCTCGGGACGACGCAGGTAGACATCACCGCGAACGGTTGGGCCCGATTCGGGTTGAACCTTGGCTTGTTTCAACAGCTCGGTTCCTCGTTCGATCTCAGCCAGCTTCTGATGGAACCGTTCGCGTCGAGCGGCATCGATCAGACCCAATTCATCGGCCTGAGCGGTCAGTCGGCGGTCGGCATTGTCTTGTCGCAGAAGCAACCGGTATTCAGCGCGGCTGGTGAACATTCGGTAGGGCTCGTCGGTGCCGCTCGTCACCAAATCGTCGACCAACACGCCGATGTAAGCGTCCTGTCGGGAAGGCACCCAAGGCGTTTTCGATGCGGCAGTGCGAGCGGCATTCAGGCCCGCGATCAAGCCTTGGCCGGCGGCTTCTTCGTACCCAGTTGTGCCGTTGATTTGGCCGGCAAAGAACAGCCCCGCAACGGCTTTGGATTCCAGGTGCGGCCACAACTGAGTCGGCGGGCAGTAGTCGTATTCGACGGCGTACCCGTATCGCATGATCGCGGCGTTTTCCAAGCCGGGAATGCATCGGAACATCGCGTCTTGAACATCACGCGGCAGGCTGGTCGAGATCCCGTTGACGTAGACCTCGCAAGTTTGCCGGCCTTCGGGTTCGAGGAACAATTGGTGGCTGGACTTGTCGGCAAAGCGAACGACTTTGTCTTCGATCGACGGG comes from Rhodopirellula bahusiensis and encodes:
- a CDS encoding aldehyde dehydrogenase family protein, with product MITLNPLRWGKQYESLEFNDVVHFDTGEPIARIGTVGGGIVGRDLRVAHKAREALLEVPTNELLQMCRKAAELFEKETLTVGDSQQTVDDFIHQQSASTGLPEHMCQSNMAKNSFVLSNMEQILDCLTRGLDLSILSKGYGEEGRGVTVSYQAQTPILGAILPNNSPGVHTLWLPAIPMQIGLALKPGSQEPWTPYRMVSAFIEAGVPSAAFGLYPGGHDAGGAIMAKTARSMIFGSAQTIAQHAGNPKVQPHGPGFSKILLGDDIVDDWEMFLDVMVESVLSNSGRSCINCSGIWASRHTREIAAAIAERIGPVDVRPPSDPEAQLAAFTVPAMATGTYAMVQQDLAESGVTDMTAEYGEKLIERDHCAYLRPMVVHADSPDRGVAAKEYMFPFVSVVECPQDQMLSRIGTSLIGTVITSDEKFIQAASRCVDIDRLNIGPLPTNRLNWLQPHEGNIIEFLFANRAYQIAPMPATANV
- a CDS encoding acyl-CoA synthetase family protein, coding for MSLVEGAPAPINPEVQAAAAKALDQLNEHTLKTVHWHFSDDTGSPFWLEKKAELNFDPLTDVKSFDDLKKFPHFEDEWLRGGPINRWVPKGHAGKPVYVFETGGTTGIPKSRMVIEDHWKDYELFSDTLPDEHFPKGSNWLMLGPSGPRRLRLAVEHLAQHRGGICFCIDLDPRWVVKLIKKGWMDHLEEYKKHCIDQAITILTAGHDVKCMFATPKLLESLNEGLEEKGTSLAEVGIKGIFSGGTEFTPQWTRFAVEEMLGGSPDEGGVFMTPTYGNTLMGLACSKPITAADGYKISYYAPQPRAVTEVVQFDDYNAKVGYGETGRVKLYTLTDEFFVPGFMERDEGEREQPFDTYPWDGVSGVRPFHELASATTVGVY
- a CDS encoding carboxypeptidase-like regulatory domain-containing protein, which produces MKRFAAFAGMLAMTMTIAVAQDSNVKLNDHLTVPQWVNPAVSGELSGRLILPSTDGSSETIADATIVMTDASGKTLRSKSNAEGDFTFTGVAPGVYALSARADGIFACCAMHVVSDDMASSEMFPKTAEIAAAGIDYSIIKSSIIRYLPPAGKDSLTSIAKADLKGISSQVVGENLFRVAQSNGGMKGRIHMAGAEGRSLTDAGLLNIFLIHDGETVDRVVSNRDGSFEFAGVDAGEYSILAIGLSGMGMAGFELVDEATANAETALVNANGETFVGFGQASDCCCCCPQFSMQVAPLPMAIEACNEVVIGESIVVEETIIDDGMIVEDGFGGAVDAFGNPVDAFGNPVGGGGFAGGGGSYGGGFGGGGGGGFGGGLGGIASLAGLGIVAASLDDDDNNVFPPQPASPIVP
- a CDS encoding SAM-dependent methyltransferase; the protein is MTADRNTQNPNAQSSFAMMCCAHGAETLVKEQIASEGWRLAFSRPGFVTAKHDQTKRSPTGVFIRTAARSLGSAKGNHSAEMIQKLQQCIASETVPFDQIHVWPRDRTAIGRFDFEPGIDEVSAAVADEIWSALHDGSTTGGPGLACARPNQIAENGQRILDVVLVDPSQWFFGTHEATTLPTRWPGGVQPIEPAYEPISRAYFKAAESIAWSGFDMRPGDLAVEVGSAPGGACGRLLELGMQVIGVDPADMDPRIGDHPRFIHYPARAGDLPRRVFRGAKWLLVDSTVKPDATLSTVRNMVDSRETSFRGLLITMKLGEYENATHLERWCNFIRTWGIERLEVRQLARNRCEVCAAVTMRA
- the mnmG gene encoding tRNA uridine-5-carboxymethylaminomethyl(34) synthesis enzyme MnmG gives rise to the protein MFRTSAFPDCGLQPLTANNPQNRYDYDVVVIGAGHAGTEAAAAAARLGAKTALLTTNLDTVGQMSCNPAIGGVAKGQIVREVDALGGLMGEAIDATGIQFRMLNRRKGPAMHSPRAQADKKAYQNFIKYRIETQPNLDLRQETVEDLITEPIADGQDRLANQRVIGVRVRGDAVYHAPTVILTTGTFLQAIMHTGKSQSAGGRAGEGTTAGLSGALHRMGFTLDRFKTGTPPRLNARTIDYSGLEEQPGDDDPQPFSYLNDAISLPQMACHIAHTNERVHDLIRANLDRAPMYSGQIDSRGPRYCPSIEDKVVRFADKSSHQLFLEPEGRQTCEVYVNGISTSLPRDVQDAMFRCIPGLENAAIMRYGYAVEYDYCPPTQLWPHLESKAVAGLFFAGQINGTTGYEEAAGQGLIAGLNAARTAASKTPWVPSRQDAYIGVLVDDLVTSGTDEPYRMFTSRAEYRLLLRQDNADRRLTAQADELGLIDAARRERFHQKLAEIERGTELLKQAKVQPESGPTVRGDVYLRRPEVTWDVIAEQVPELASIGRGAAEQCSIDIKYAGYIDRQQAEVHKQSRHAEKTIPVSFDYDRIGPLRNEAKEKLTKVRPLNLGQAKRISGITPADLALVLAHLENNSLSQANSAASGDSTSSDETTQPTSSASDSH